The genomic region GTGCCTGATCGGCGCCTCCGGCTCGGGCAAGACCACGCTGCTCCGCTGCATCAACCAGCTTACCACCATCGACGCCGGCGGGATCTGGCTCGACGGCGAGCTGCTGGGCGTGCGCGAGCACGGCGGCAAGCTCCGTCGGCTCAGCGAGCGCGAGATCGGGCGGCAGCGGCTCAAGACCGGCATGGTGTTCCAGCGCTTCAACCTGTTTCCGCACAAGACCGCGCTGGAAAACATCACGGAAGGTCCGACCCAGGTTCAGGGGCGTAAAGCCGATGAGGTGCGCGCCGAGGCGACCGAACTGCTTCGTCGCGTCGGGCTGGCGGCCAAGGCGGATTCCTATCCGGCGCAGCTCTCCGGCGGCCAGCAGCAGCGCGTCGCGATTGCGCGGGCGCTCGCCATGAAGCCGATGCTGATGCTGTTCGACGAACCCACCAGTGCGCTCGATCCCGAGCTGGTCGGCGAGGTGCTCGCGGTCATGAAGGAGCTGGCGCGAAGCGGCATGACCATGATGGTGGTGACGCACGAGCTCGGCTTCGCCCGCGAGGTCGCCGACCGGGTCGTCTACATGGACCAGGGCGCGATCGTCGAGCAGGGCCGCGCCTCCGACGTGTTGGGCGCGCCCCGCGAGGAGCGCACCAAGGCATTTCTTTCGGCAGTGATCTGACATTGGGGAGCGTGGTGATGAAGAGATTTTTGCTTGCGGCGGCGTTCCTGGGCGCCATCAGCGCGTCGGCGATGGCGGCCGAATTGCCGCCCGACATCGCCAAGCGCGGCAGCCTCAAGGTGGCGATCGTGCCGAACTATCCGCCGATGGAGTTCCGCGATCCCGCCACCAACGCGCTCTCCGGCTTCGACATCGAGCTCGGCGAGGCCATCGGCCGCAAGCTCGGCCTCAAGATCGAATGGACCGAGACCAGCTTTGCAGAGTTCATGCCCTCGATCTCGACCGGGCGGGTGGACGCCATCCTGTCCGGCTTCACCGATTATGCGAGCCGGCACGAGGTCGCGACCTTCGTCGATTATTTGCGCAGCGGTCCGCAGTTCTTCGTGCAACACTCGCGCAAGGCGGAATTCAAGGACGCGACGTCGCTGTGCGGCAAGAAGGTCGGCTCCAGCCGCCGCACCATGTTCCCGGCCCAGATCGCGGCGTGGAGCGAGAAGAACTGCGGCAGCAATCCGATCCAGGTCGTCGGCACCGACGGCTCGGCCGACGCGCGCACCCAGCTGAGGCAGGGCCGCATCGATGCCGCCGCCCAGGGCAACGAGACGCTGCCCTACATCATGGACCTCGAGCCCAACACCTATGCGACCGTGGGCGAGCCCATCGCACAGCAATTCACCGGTATCGCGCTGCCGGTGAAGGAGAAGGCATTGCAGCAGGCAATGCTGGAAGCGGTCGACGCGCTGATCGCGGACGGCACCTACAAGACGCTGCTGGCGAAGTGGAAATTGAGCGACAACGCAATCGAGAAGGCGACCATCAATGCTGGACAGTAAGGCACTCCAGAGCATTCCGCTCGTTCCGGCCAACACCGCGGATCCCGCGCCGGACTATCCCTGGCCGAAGCCGTATACGTCGGCGATGTTCCTGTCGTTCGACGTGGACGCCGAGAGCGCCTGGACCAGCAAGGACGCGGTGCATGCGCAGCGGCTCATCACCATGAGCTACGGCGGCTATGAAGCGCGCGTCGGCACGCCGAAGCTCTTGGAGCTGCTCGACCAGCTCGATCTCAAGGCGACGTTCTTCGTCACCGGGTGGTCGGTCGACGCGCATCCGGCGATGGCGGAGTCCATCCTCAAGGCCGGTCACGAGATCGGCCATCACGGCTATCACCATCTCTTGCCCGATCCCGGCGATCCCTGGATCGAGGACGAGCTGGAGCGCGGCTTCGAGGTGCTGAAGCGCCGGCTCGGCGTCAAGCCGACCGGCTATCGCGCGCCTTACGGCGAGTTCACCGAGGAGCTGCGCGTCGCGCTGGTGCGGCATGGCATCGTCTACACCTCCTCGTTCCGCGACGACGTCAGGCCTTATCGCCATCGCCTCGCCGATGGCAAGCCCGGCACGATCGAGCTGCCGGTGACCGCGAGCTATGACGACTGGATGCACGGTCTCTCCGCGCGTTTTAGCCCGCGCTCGATCTTCCCGAAGGAGCATGTGCTCTCGATGTGGAAGGACGAGCTCGACGAAGTTCGCGACTGGGGCGCGATGGTGACGACCGTGCTGCATCCGCAATGCAGCGGCCGCCCGATGCGGCTGCGCCTGCTGCGCGAGTTTCTGACTTACGCGAAATCGTGTCCCGACGTCTGGATCACCACCGGCGAGAAGATCGCGGAGAACTTCCTGCGCTACGAAGCCGGTAACCGCTGATGTCCATCTCCCGCCGCTCGCTCCTGAAGGCCGGCGCGGCGCTGCCGGCGTTGTCGCTGCCGGGCATCGTCCGCGCTGAATCCCAGTCCACGCTGCGCTTCATCCCGGTGATCGATCTCGCCTTCGTCGATCCGATTTATTCGACGGCGCAGGTGTCGCGAAACCACGGCTTCATGGTCTATGACACGCTCTACGGCATGAGCTCCTCGCTCCAGGTCTCGCCGCAGATGCTGTCGGGCCATGTCATCTCGGGCGACCAGCTGCAGTGGGACCTCACGCTTCGTGATGGCCTGTTCTGGCACGACGGCGAGCGCGTGCTGGCGCGCGACTGCGTCGCCAGCATCCGTCGCTGGGCCGCGCGCGACGGCTTTGGCGGCGAGCTGATGGAGGCGACCGCCGAACTGTCGGCCGCCGACGACCACACCATCCGCTTCCGTCTGAAGCGTCCGTTCCCGCTGCTGCCGCAAGCGCTCGGCAAGGCCGCGATCAATGCCTGCTTCATGATGCCGGAGCGGCTGGCGAGCCAGGATCCGTTCAAGCCGCTCACCGAAGTCGTCGGCAGCGGTCCGTTCCGTTATCTCGCCGACGAGCGCGTGCAGGGCGCGCGCAATGCCTATGCCAGGTTCGAGCGCTACCAGCCGCGCACCGACGGCAAGCCGGATTGGACCGCCGGGCCGAAGATCGTGCACTACGATCGCGTGGTCTGGACCACCACGCCAGATGCCGGCACCGGCGTCGCCGCGCTCCAGACCGGCGAGCAGGATTGGCAGGAGACCACGCCGCACGATCTGCTTCCGGTGATCAAGGCGGCCGGCGATATCGAGACGCGCGTCCTCGATCCCAGAGGCTACGCCTGCATGCTGCGCCTCAATCACCTGCAGCCGCCGTTCGACAATCCCGCCATCCGCCGCGCGCTCCTGGGTGCGATCGACCAGTCTGCGTTCATGACCGCTGTTGCCGGCACCGATCCGGCGTTCCAGGTCTCACCGATCGGCTATTTCGCACCCGGCACGCCGATGGCAAACGACGTCGGCCTCGACGTGTTCCGCGGGCCGCGCAACTACGACAAGGTCAAGGCTGACCTCAAGGCCGCCGGCTATAACGGCGAGAAGATCGTGCTGCTCGTCCCGACCAACTCGCTGGCGCAAAAGCCGCTCGGCGAGATCGCGGTGGACTCGTTGCGCAAGGCCGGCATGAACGTCGAATATGCCGGCCTCGATTTCGCCGTCGTGCTGCAGCGCCAGTTGAAGAAGGACCCGATCGGGCAGGGCGGCTGGAGCGCCGCGGTCGGCAATTGGCAGGGCATCGACTGGCTCAACCCGGCCGGCAACACCAACATTCGCGGCGAAGGCAAGGTCGCCGGCTGGTATGCGAGCACGAAGATGGGCGAGTTGCGCAGCCCGTGGCTGGCGGCTTCCGAGCTCGCGGAGCAGCAGCGCATCTGCCGCGAGATCCAGGCGGTCGCGTTCGAGGAAATCCCCTATATTCCGATCGGCCTGTACAAGCAGCCAACGGCCTATCGCAAGGCGATCACCGGCATTCTCGACGGCACCGCCGTGTTCTGGAACGTGCGCCCCGCATGAGCACCACAGCAATCTTCGGCAGCTATGTGCTGTCACGGAAAGACGGCGCGCAGGACGTGCTGCGCGACCATTGGGTTCTGGTCGAAGGCAAGAAGATCGCTGCAATCACGCGCGACAAGCCGCACGCCGATCAGGTCTATGATCGCCCAGGGCGCTTCGTGCTGCCGGGCCTCCTGAACCTGCACAATCATTGCTTCTCGGAAGCGGTGGCGCGCAGCCACACCGAGGACGGCAACGGCCGCAAGAACAACCAGAGCATCGTCTACACGGTGCTGCTGCCGCTGACCAAGCGCGGCGCCGAGATCCTGTCGGCGGAAGAGCGGCTTGCGGTGGCGCGGCTCGGCATCCTCCAGCTGCTCAAGGGCGGCGCCACCACGGTGATGGAGCCGTTCCGCAACTCGATCCCCGAAATGTTCGACGCGGCGGAGGAGATGGGCATCCGCTTCTATGGCGCGCCCTATCTGTTCTCGACGTCCGATGCCAAGGCCGGGCCCGACGGTGTGGTCCAATATTCCGGCGATGATGGCGCTACGGACATGGCGACGTGGGACGCGCTCTATCAGCGCTGGAACAATCGCGGCGAGGGCCGCATCAGCCTCGCCATGAGCCCGCATGCCACCGACACCTGCGGCCCCGATCTTCTGAAGGCCTGCGCCACGCGGGCGCGCGAGCTCGGCGTGCCAATCACCACGCATATGGCGCAGAGCCGCGCCGAGGTCGAGACCATCGGCAAGCGCTATGGCGGCCGCACGCCGGCAGAATATCTGGACTGGCTCGGCCTGCTCGCGCCCGATCTGATAGCGGCGCATTGCATGTTCAGCAGCGACGATGATCTCAAGTTGATGGCTGCGCGCGGCATGACCGTGCTCAACTGCCCGCGCGTGTTCGCGCGTGCCGGCGTCACCGCAGCGTTCAGCCGCTTCGCCGCGCACGGAGTGCGCACCGTGGTCGGCACCGACGGCTACAACATGGACCTGCTCGGCGAGCTCAATGCGGCGTCGCTGATCTCCAAGATCATTTCGGCGCGCCCTGACGTCGCGAACTCGCCCGAGCTGATCGAGGCGAACACGACGGTCGCCGCCGACGTCGTCAAGCGGCCGGATCTCGGCCGCATCGAGCCAGGCGCAACCGCCGACCTCACGGTGGTCGATCTCACCCATCCGCATCTGCAGCCGCTGTTCGATCCGCGCCGCGCGCTGATCGCACTCGCCAACCGCGCCAATATCGATCAGGTCGTGGTCGATGGCCGCGTGCTGGTCGATGAAGGACGCTATCGCGGCGCGGATGAAGCTGCGATCATTGCGGCGGGCACCGCCGCGATCGGCAAGATCTGGGATTTGCCGGAGGCGCAAGCGGCGTTCAACGGCTGAGCGCCGCTGGTGCCACGAAGACGGTGCGCTCCCTCTCCCGCAAGCGGGAGAGGTTGCAGCGAGCCTGTAGCCGCACTGTTCGAACCGAAGCTCTAATCCTCGAACTCCACCAGCGCCTTGCGCATGGTCTCGACCAGGTCCAGCGCCACCGGCGAGGGGCTGCGCTGCGCCGGAAAGACCGCGGAGAATTCGAAGTCGATGCGCGGCAGGAAGCGGCGCACGACGATGCCGCGTGTTGCGAATTCCTGCGCCGTGAAGGGATCGCAGATCGCGACGCCAAGCCCTGACGACACCATGCCGCACATGATTTCCGACAGCGTGGTCTCGACCCTGAGCACGCGGCGGACATCGTGGCGGTGGAAGACCTGGTCGACGAGGTGCCGGCTCGACGATCCCGCCGACAGCGAGATGAAGGTCTCGCCCTCGAAATCGCGCGGCTCCAGGACTTCCTTCTCCGCGAGGCGATGACCGGTCGGCAGCACTGCAACGCGCGCCGGCGCTGGCAGTCTCTGGCTCGGCAGACCGGAATGCGCGATCGGCACCTCGGCAAAGCCGACGTCGCATTGATTGTTCAGCACCCAGTCGACCACGATCGGCGAGATGACACCGAAGAAGGCCAGGTTGAGGTTGGGCCGCTCCTTCAGGAAGTGACCGGTGAGCCGCGGCAGATAGCCGTTCGACAGCGCCGGCAGTGCTGCGATGCGTAGCGAGCCGGTGCGGCGGCCGCGGATTTCTTCTGCTGCCGCAGTGATGCGTTCGAGGCCGACGAAGGAGCGCTCGACCTCGGTGTAGAGCGCCATCGCCGCGGCGGTCGGCACCAGGCCGGTGCCGCGCCGCTCGAACAGCTCCATTTTCAGCAGGGCCTGGAGGTCGCGCAGCAACCGGCTGACGGCCGGCTGCGTCACCTTCATTAGCGCCGCCGCCTCGGTCACGCTGCCGGTAAGCATCGTCGCCCGGAAGGCCTCCACCTGCCGCGAATTGATCCGGGCCATATTTCAGTTTCCATCCATAACATTTCGGCATGCAGAGGGTGCCATTATTCATTGGACGATGGAAGTATAGGTCTGCGATCTTTTTCATCAGGACTGGAGACAGCCCGCTTTTTCGGCAGATTGGAGGGGTTCAAACCTCCAGATCGCGCCAAAACCCGCCGAATGGGGGCCGGAGCCCTGATCGGAGAGGGATTCGCGCGGAAGGAGATGCGGAAGGCGCTTCAGCCAGCGAGACTCGTCGGCACGTCACCTCATTCCGGTATGGAGATCGGTCCACATGAAGACTCTTCGCCTTCTGACCGCGGTCAGCATCGCAGCGCTCATTGCCGCCCCCTCAATCGCCTCGGCCCAGCAGAAAACGCTCTATGTCGCCGGCTACGGCGGCTCGTTCGAGAAGACCATCCGCGACGAGGTGATCCCGGCCTTCGAGAAGGAGAACGGCGTCAAGGTCGAATACGTCGCCGGCAATTCCACCGACACGCTGGCCAAGCTCCAGGCGCAGAAGGGTAACCAGCAGATCGACGTCGCCATCGTCGATGACGGCCCGATGTACCAGGCGATCCAGCTCGGCTTCTGCGGCAAGCTCGACGGCTTGCCCGCCGATCTCTACGACACTGCGCGCTTCAAGGACGATCGCGCGGTCGCGATCGGCATCGTCGCCACCGGCCTGATGTACAACACCAAGGTGTTCAAGGAAAAAGGCTGGGCGCCGCCGAC from Bradyrhizobium sp. CB1015 harbors:
- a CDS encoding LysR substrate-binding domain-containing protein encodes the protein MARINSRQVEAFRATMLTGSVTEAAALMKVTQPAVSRLLRDLQALLKMELFERRGTGLVPTAAAMALYTEVERSFVGLERITAAAEEIRGRRTGSLRIAALPALSNGYLPRLTGHFLKERPNLNLAFFGVISPIVVDWVLNNQCDVGFAEVPIAHSGLPSQRLPAPARVAVLPTGHRLAEKEVLEPRDFEGETFISLSAGSSSRHLVDQVFHRHDVRRVLRVETTLSEIMCGMVSSGLGVAICDPFTAQEFATRGIVVRRFLPRIDFEFSAVFPAQRSPSPVALDLVETMRKALVEFED
- a CDS encoding ABC transporter substrate-binding protein; its protein translation is MKRFLLAAAFLGAISASAMAAELPPDIAKRGSLKVAIVPNYPPMEFRDPATNALSGFDIELGEAIGRKLGLKIEWTETSFAEFMPSISTGRVDAILSGFTDYASRHEVATFVDYLRSGPQFFVQHSRKAEFKDATSLCGKKVGSSRRTMFPAQIAAWSEKNCGSNPIQVVGTDGSADARTQLRQGRIDAAAQGNETLPYIMDLEPNTYATVGEPIAQQFTGIALPVKEKALQQAMLEAVDALIADGTYKTLLAKWKLSDNAIEKATINAGQ
- a CDS encoding amino acid ABC transporter ATP-binding protein, producing MTKPLVAIRSVSKNFGEFQALKNVSLDVWPGEVMCLIGASGSGKTTLLRCINQLTTIDAGGIWLDGELLGVREHGGKLRRLSEREIGRQRLKTGMVFQRFNLFPHKTALENITEGPTQVQGRKADEVRAEATELLRRVGLAAKADSYPAQLSGGQQQRVAIARALAMKPMLMLFDEPTSALDPELVGEVLAVMKELARSGMTMMVVTHELGFAREVADRVVYMDQGAIVEQGRASDVLGAPREERTKAFLSAVI
- a CDS encoding polysaccharide deacetylase is translated as MLDSKALQSIPLVPANTADPAPDYPWPKPYTSAMFLSFDVDAESAWTSKDAVHAQRLITMSYGGYEARVGTPKLLELLDQLDLKATFFVTGWSVDAHPAMAESILKAGHEIGHHGYHHLLPDPGDPWIEDELERGFEVLKRRLGVKPTGYRAPYGEFTEELRVALVRHGIVYTSSFRDDVRPYRHRLADGKPGTIELPVTASYDDWMHGLSARFSPRSIFPKEHVLSMWKDELDEVRDWGAMVTTVLHPQCSGRPMRLRLLREFLTYAKSCPDVWITTGEKIAENFLRYEAGNR
- a CDS encoding amidohydrolase family protein, producing MSTTAIFGSYVLSRKDGAQDVLRDHWVLVEGKKIAAITRDKPHADQVYDRPGRFVLPGLLNLHNHCFSEAVARSHTEDGNGRKNNQSIVYTVLLPLTKRGAEILSAEERLAVARLGILQLLKGGATTVMEPFRNSIPEMFDAAEEMGIRFYGAPYLFSTSDAKAGPDGVVQYSGDDGATDMATWDALYQRWNNRGEGRISLAMSPHATDTCGPDLLKACATRARELGVPITTHMAQSRAEVETIGKRYGGRTPAEYLDWLGLLAPDLIAAHCMFSSDDDLKLMAARGMTVLNCPRVFARAGVTAAFSRFAAHGVRTVVGTDGYNMDLLGELNAASLISKIISARPDVANSPELIEANTTVAADVVKRPDLGRIEPGATADLTVVDLTHPHLQPLFDPRRALIALANRANIDQVVVDGRVLVDEGRYRGADEAAIIAAGTAAIGKIWDLPEAQAAFNG
- a CDS encoding ABC transporter substrate-binding protein, which produces MSISRRSLLKAGAALPALSLPGIVRAESQSTLRFIPVIDLAFVDPIYSTAQVSRNHGFMVYDTLYGMSSSLQVSPQMLSGHVISGDQLQWDLTLRDGLFWHDGERVLARDCVASIRRWAARDGFGGELMEATAELSAADDHTIRFRLKRPFPLLPQALGKAAINACFMMPERLASQDPFKPLTEVVGSGPFRYLADERVQGARNAYARFERYQPRTDGKPDWTAGPKIVHYDRVVWTTTPDAGTGVAALQTGEQDWQETTPHDLLPVIKAAGDIETRVLDPRGYACMLRLNHLQPPFDNPAIRRALLGAIDQSAFMTAVAGTDPAFQVSPIGYFAPGTPMANDVGLDVFRGPRNYDKVKADLKAAGYNGEKIVLLVPTNSLAQKPLGEIAVDSLRKAGMNVEYAGLDFAVVLQRQLKKDPIGQGGWSAAVGNWQGIDWLNPAGNTNIRGEGKVAGWYASTKMGELRSPWLAASELAEQQRICREIQAVAFEEIPYIPIGLYKQPTAYRKAITGILDGTAVFWNVRPA